The Centroberyx gerrardi isolate f3 chromosome 8, fCenGer3.hap1.cur.20231027, whole genome shotgun sequence genomic sequence CGATAAtgagtgttgatttttcagttattttgagttgacaagtgttgattagagtgttgtttgtccactcctaaagctgatatggctctgggctGGCTGTTAAAATCTATCTAtaagtgttaatttaactctgggagtgtaaaaatcaacaatTGGCCCGTGTTTAGTTAAGttcacacccatcagagttgaTTTAATGCTTTTAGGGAGTTTTGAACACCCaacccagagccatatcagctttAGCAGCGGACAAACAACTCTAATCAACTTCATTATCACCAAAAAACCTGCTGTGAACTTTCTACGCAGCGGGAAACTGAAAGTCCAATGCAAATGTTTTATCGTTTTAACCTCTTGGCTCGTTTCACAACTCATTTCCTGGTTTCTATGAACACTGTGTCTGTGGGAACTGAGGTGACTTACTGACACGGTTGTAGACGTGGCCTTCAAACGAATAGCCGTCagactgtggtgtgtgtgtcagccttcCCTCTACCATCTCCGTGACGTCCACGAAGTTCTCGTCAAATCCAAGCCTCTCTACTGATGGACAGTAGGACATCAGCAGCTCTGCATGAGGGACAAGACAAGACGAGGCAAGGTGAGAAATGTTGACTTTGCAACAAATCAGACGAGGACATGCTGTAGTTTGTAGCGgagctgggcgataattcaatattatcgtttatcgtctttcagtggaatcatatggtgatgatatggtgattttgggatatcgtgatacgcaattctgctgtctaaactgatgataagctaattttatttaaaaaccctGTCTAAATGAGgtatagtgggaatattatttgaaaatttcagttttgtttgacatcacaccctaACATtgccattcggttcaatgggatgaacattaatttgattaacaTGTGATTCTGCATACGCGAGCCACAttatgatatatattgatacaaaaaaaaaatccttatgattattgtgGTATTGATTTCAactatatcgcccagccctagtttgTAGTGCCTGatatcttaaaggaaaaatccaccctcggatactctcacactgttatatatcatcaatctgacAGGTTCAATGCATTGTAGGAGTTATttggtgatgaagtgttgtaatttactctttttGTGTACCCActtgcctcgtctacttctacttcagttaatgatttcctacatttcccagaatgcctttcgacaatcCTCCATACAACGGGCGTGAACTTTGATCATTCAGCAGTtgataagaaaaatacatcaccaaacaacaTAAAGGACCCAGAAATGTAAAGTACATCAATAACAGCtggtttttttaacagtgttaaaagtgttttagggtggatttttcctgtaatgttttgtttgtgttgattACTGTGATGACAGAGCAGACTACCTGTGACTTTGTAGGACATTTCCCTGTAGTGAGTCAGGTCCTCTCCTTTAACCAGCACCAGCTGAGGACATTTCTCCTTGGCATCAGTCACTGACATCATCTTGGTGACACCCAGGTCTCTTGCCACGTAGTTACAGGTGACTATGATATACTTCTGCTGAATACCTGTATTTGGATTAGAGAAGCTACTGTGCCATAAAAAACATATTCTCGGCTTTACCACAATTTTGAggaccaactttttttttttctcccagtaCATtagatctgatgtaactatctcTTGTGCATCTCTTGTGCAGATCTTGTGTGtaatttcctttgttttctcgagatattgagttatttatgtcataTTTTCGAGATAACAAattttgttttctcgagataatgagataatttgCTTTAAAAATCATTTCAGTAAACATACGCTATGATCATTCTGTGGAGCAATGTCAGAGCAGTAGGACTACAATgacatcacatttttctttaatcAAGGACTGGCACAGACTTGACATGATGTCATCATGATATCATCATGACGCACCAGAGTTGGAAATCTCTTAATTCATTCTCGTTTTCTCGAGACAACGACATTATTACTCCATGCCCATTACTTTGGTATCTAGagacaaatacataaatacataaataactcGATATCTCCAGAAAACAATGAATATTATTAACTCGTTATCACGGCAAAGcggtgtaaataaaatgtatgaatatatgtcCTCAACGTGCTTCCATAGTGTATTCATAGGGGAATAGATGAAGTATTCAGTTTACCTAAAGGGACATTCCTCAGTTTGGGGTTTCTGATCATTTCCACCTGGGCATAGAAGCAGTCCAAGTCAAAATGTAGAATGACTCTGTGTGCAGGTGTTGGTGGTATCTTACTGAAGCTGCTGGGCCCTGAAACAGAGAATTATTAGTAAAAATTAGTATTCAGTAGATGCATTGCCTAGACAGCTGTCAGGCAAACgttttcttctgtttgtcaTGAAGCCAGAAGGGGTATTAGGGGAATCAAAACAGAAACTCTCTAAATAGAAACTGATTACGGGATATGGGTGTCCCAGGCTGTCCATAATGACTGTTTaccagcaacagcaacagcagcaggagtGACTTCTGAGTCCGTGAAGCTTCTCTTCCACTCGGTTTCATCCTCATCCACTTCATCCTCGCTGTTCTCCATTTCAAACACCGCGAGTTATCTCGATTTTTTGGATTTCTTTACACGCCAATGTAGTTTAGGTGCTCAGATGAACATGTGTAAACATTTACTGGACGGTGTTTCAGTGTGTAAACGCCCTCTACAGCCGCTGTTTCGCCGTTGATCCCCGTTCAGTTTTGTGCAGCACCGCCACCTGCCGGCTTGGAGGCTTTACTGCAACACAATAAACACCGATTAAACTAGGGTGAATTAAAATGTCAGCGTAACTAAAAGTCAAACTATTCACCTGTGTTGaaaaaatgatttattaattaatttatggattaaaaaaaaaaaattaattccaAATAACTAAAACACTTATAACGGCCTCCTCGCATCCCGAATTGAGGCTATATAAGTAAGACTGACGTCATGACAGGTTCATTTGAAGGCCGCACGTGTCAATTAATTTAACCAAACGTTGAGCATAAAGAGAGTGTCAGTTTGCTCATGTTGCCGTTGTCCGGTCTCTTTGCTGATATCGGTTGTCCTTCCTTGAAACGTGGACTTTGTGAGCGGCCTCACTGTTTGTACAAGCATGCCAAAGAAGTGCGGGATATGTTTGGTGCCTCGTACAAATCATCGGTAGTTGATTTTGCAGGTCAGTGCTTTCTCACAACGCTCAATTTAATTTACCTCAGGTGTGCGTTTGCGGCCATGTCTGTTTAAATGACTCCGAAGGAATTATTTGACTTAGAAAACCAAATGTAGGCCTAAGCGCATTTCATTTAACTAGgtttcaataaatgaaaaaagtgGAATAACATTCACTGGTGCATGTTTTTATATCATGTAGTGATGGGGAAAAAACCGACCTaaactttttaaatgtttaccCAACGTATTGTCTACGGCATAATAATAATTTAGACACCTTTTTTGGTTGAGGTAAATCGTAAAGATATAAATTTCTAGTACACATCTTAGTATCAAAATATGTAGGGTTATCAGGATAGAATcttataattgattttttttttttagtattagtCGTTTTTTGCCTTATAACCACCTGCTGAAGGTCATAGATTAGGCtacccaccttttttatttatcaccACATAACTTTGTGTTACTGATAATGATCCTGataatgtttcatacctcattttgtcattttttttaatataatttgcttatcatcaatttagacagcaagATATTGTgtcacaatatcccaaaatcaccatatcatctcactatgattccactgaaagacgataaactataatattgaattatcgccccaTATTCCAATGTATTTCCTCTGTGAACAGGAGTCCAACATTTCTACCCCTCTGCTGCCAGTGGACCACCAGTGAATGCTGAGACCAAAGATGACTGCCTCCAGCAACTGGAGCGGATCAACAAGGAGATAGAAACCGTGAAGCACGAAGTGGAGAAAGAGCAAAGGAGACTGTCCCGCTACCAAACAGTACAGGTGGACGGTAGGAAAACCCTGTCCAAGTTCTCCGTTTCCAAGTCTGAGACGGCAGGTAAAAATGTAGACGGAGATTATTACAGACCGTCTTCACACGCAGACTTTAGTAAATCTAACTCCCTAGCGAGGAAGTACGTGGTTGACAATTCGAAACCAAGGACTGATTTGGAATATGACCCTCTGTCCAACTTTTCTGCCGGCTTGCAGTCTTACAGCTCATCGGGAAAAGACCAGAAAGCCAGAAGTGGACAAGGTGTGAAAAGAGCGAGAGACTCTGTATGTAGTGACCAGAAGAAGCCGGTCCTACGTCAGGCCCAGGTCGCTAGATCGCCCTCTCCAGAACTACTGGATGACTCTAAAGAGGAAGGGGTCCTCGTCATCGATATTCCTCCCTCGCCGGACAAAAAGAGAAGTCGAGCTCAGAAACCCTGTGAGGCTGCTGCTAGCAAACCCCAGGATATAACAGAGGAAGCCAAGGAGGTCAAACCAGCTGATTCTCCACCACTGCAACCTGCAAACCCTGAGGTGTTCAAGGCCAAATCCCCACCTGAAGCAAATAAAGTTAATCATAATTGTGCTGAAAACACTCCAGATCCCTCTAATTTTTCTGTGAGCCAGGAATGTGAAAGTAAACCAATCAATGTAAGCGTGTTTGATGACTTATCTAGATGTTTGGAAGACCTGAGGAGTGAAAGTCAGAGGATTTCTTGCTTTCAGGCTGCGGACCCTGTAGTGGAAAACGGTCTTGAACCGGAGAGTTTTCCTCAGACGTCAGACTCCCTCGAAGATCACCACTGTAAAGACCTGTTGGTCGAGGAGGTGAGCTCATTTGCTGCTGAATTGCCTGAGAAAATGCATCCAATGCAGCCGCATAATGTTTCACAAAAAGCCGCATTTCCTCATAGGAATCCGGCTGCCAACTCGTTCTCCTTGTCCCATAACCACACCAACCAAGCCCAGAAAACCGAGCAGCCAGTCCAGTATGTGGTCCACAATCACTGGTCTCCTGTGCCAAGTGTACCATCAGGGCCTCCATATGGTCAGAAAACGTCGAGCCAAATGCCAGGACAAATGCAAGGGATACCCGCTGTCAACCGTGCCTCACCTGCAAGCCGCCTGGAGCGAGCAGAAGCGGCTTCAGGCAGCAGCCAGTGTCGAGCTCCGCACGCTTCATCAACTTCTGTCAATTCACGTTTGACTAATGAAGTGGACTCGCCGTCTGCAACAACCAAGCAGCTTTCTGTGAAGGAGAGTAGTGAAGAGGTGATCGTCATCAACAGCTCAGACGAGGCAGAGCTCAACTACTCAGAAATGGACTTGTCAGACAGCGACCCGATGGAGGAATGCTACAGAATCTTCATGGAGGCCAacgaggaagagaagggagttTCAGAGCCGCCTGACGTACCAGTAAGTATACTGTAGCACTACAGTACTGCTAAATTGAAGAGAAGTGTAAGAGCCAGAAGATTgagtgttttgcttttgttttgttttttcccttggTTGGAGATCTGTTTTTACACTTTTGGATATTGATATTTTACCTGCGAGAAATCTCCAGTAGGGCCTATTGTTAAAGTGTATACctgcccccttttttttttaatagtgcAGACCAAGCAGtatttctctcctttttgtttttatagggTAGATCTTTCATTGAATGTTTAATTATGGTGTATTTTGGTAGTTGcataactatattatattttGGTAGTAGCATTGGTTGGTTTTGTAGACCACAGAACAAAGAGCTTTTTTCCTTGCCATGCGATTTCAGGTGGGAACTGCTGATGTGGAAACACCAGAGCTTCATGTCAAACCTCAAGCTTTGTCGGGACAGAAGAGGGTGGCTCATGGAGCCAAACATACAGAGGTACTAGATGGATAATCTCAAATCTTAAAATACTAGGCACTTAAGATAACAAATTTGAAAATTGAAAGTTACATTCAGGCATTAACTATGAGATACTGACATCCAAAAAATAGAatcaaaatccactggacttaatatgaagagttgaagatgtTTCACTGCTCATCCGGGGAATTCCAGAGCACCAAGTAAACTGatgaagcctctcggatgagtgctgaaacgtcttcaactcttcatattaagtccagtggattttgcttctattttttggacatcttactacctggatgactgaaatgaatctacacagacataCGAGATACTGACATTGTTTCGTTGACCGTCCCCATTGAACAGCCGGTGGCTAAGAGCCGACCTCAGCCCCAGGTGCTGGTTCCCCTGCGGGGGCCGGCGGCGCCGGGCCCGGCCTCACAGCTCTCCATCACCTCCAAGATCCAGCAGGTGCAGCAGAGGGCCTCCATGCTGACGGCTTCTGTGAAGGGAGGCCAGGCCTTCATCTCCTCCGCCCCTCAGAGGAAGGCAGAGACCAGGGCGGCTCCTCCTTCTCAAACCCTAGCAAATAAGCCTGTCACCATACAAAATGGTAAGTAATGGTTGGGTGACGTGGACTTGGTAGTGAGATTGATATGGGATTAAATAGGGcaattttttaaatcattgtaCGCCCTATGGGAGATTTTTTGCGACTAAAATATTAATATCCAAAAGTAAGGGGGGGGGAAAGTAGTAAAATGAGTAGTTTAAAGGCCtttattcat encodes the following:
- the LOC139910365 gene encoding uncharacterized protein LOC139910365, encoding MLPLSGLFADIGCPSLKRGLCERPHCLYKHAKEVRDMFGASYKSSVVDFAGVQHFYPSAASGPPVNAETKDDCLQQLERINKEIETVKHEVEKEQRRLSRYQTVQVDGRKTLSKFSVSKSETAGKNVDGDYYRPSSHADFSKSNSLARKYVVDNSKPRTDLEYDPLSNFSAGLQSYSSSGKDQKARSGQGVKRARDSVCSDQKKPVLRQAQVARSPSPELLDDSKEEGVLVIDIPPSPDKKRSRAQKPCEAAASKPQDITEEAKEVKPADSPPLQPANPEVFKAKSPPEANKVNHNCAENTPDPSNFSVSQECESKPINVSVFDDLSRCLEDLRSESQRISCFQAADPVVENGLEPESFPQTSDSLEDHHCKDLLVEEVSSFAAELPEKMHPMQPHNVSQKAAFPHRNPAANSFSLSHNHTNQAQKTEQPVQYVVHNHWSPVPSVPSGPPYGQKTSSQMPGQMQGIPAVNRASPASRLERAEAASGSSQCRAPHASSTSVNSRLTNEVDSPSATTKQLSVKESSEEVIVINSSDEAELNYSEMDLSDSDPMEECYRIFMEANEEEKGVSEPPDVPVGTADVETPELHVKPQALSGQKRVAHGAKHTEPVAKSRPQPQVLVPLRGPAAPGPASQLSITSKIQQVQQRASMLTASVKGGQAFISSAPQRKAETRAAPPSQTLANKPVTIQNGYMNCIPVGATVIEVGNNLHLILPEGVYPLPITSITSPVTSVLTPIAPVHRYRPTLPVPVPAPGRKSSLTSSSVFASAHASPATSSAPQAAVHVPAKPMPTKRKMKQRSEGAKDKVPHDVRQRYINMFTEEFLKTSPTVKDAFEKALAEERTVYNRSVNKLKYLSVAVNALKKLKNQSAVAAKDENEVSSQRSKGNIPLSFTRLKGNGDAALYESLKEHVLTEEMLIESNFPLQHPEKPDSAALFADNKKGTTDSLKRICCRCGATYSVSQTGKHTRKEECNYHYGKGVENKVPGGVETRYSCCEGVMGAPGCQVFKLHVYDAVSLDGFLSTLPRPASDVSCPGVYSVDCEMCYTTHGLELSRVTVVNSSLQVIYDAFVRPDNEVIDYNTRFSGVSEEDVRGTSTSIREVQQTLLSFISADTVLIGHCLETNLCALKLLHGTVVDTSVVFPHRLGPPHKLTLNNLTADYLRRIIQESVCGHDTAEDAAACMELMVWKVKEDGKFKR